One stretch of Gambusia affinis linkage group LG05, SWU_Gaff_1.0, whole genome shotgun sequence DNA includes these proteins:
- the tent5ba gene encoding terminal nucleotidyltransferase 5ba, translating to MSGALDQTRRFCVLSWDQVQRLDSILGEAVPIHGRGNFPTLSVQPRQIVQVVRARLEERGVCVKDVRLNGSAASHVLHQENGLGYKDLDLIFGVSLKDDQAFRLVKDVVLDCLLDFLPAGVSKERITALTLKEAYVQKLVKVCNDTDRWSLISLSNNTGKNVELKFVDSLRRQFEFSVDSFQICLDSLLLFDRCSETPMSESFHPTVIGESVYGNFQEAMDHLCQRTIATRSPEEIRGGGLLKYCHLLVRGFTPSSEADMKQMQRYMCSRFFIDFPDIGEQQRKLEAYLQNHFAGMEHKRYECLMTLHHVVNESTVCLMSHERRQTLSLISMLALKVLAEQNAIPTVTNVTCYYQPAPYVQDINFSNYYIAHVQAPQITHCSNSYQTWLPCS from the exons ATGTCTGGAGCTTTGGATCAGACTCGGAGGTTCTGTGTGTTGTCGTGGGATCAGGTGCAGCGTTTGGACTCGATCCTCGGGGAGGCTGTCCCCATCCACGGCCGAGGAAACTTCCCCACTCTGTCCGTGCAACCCCGACAGATCGTCCAG gTGGTGCGAGCAAGGCTCGAGGAGAGAGGAGTGTGTGTGAAGGACGTGAGGTTGAACGGCTCAGCGGCCAGCCACGTGCTCCATCAGGAAAACGGCCTTGGCTACAAGGACCTCGACCTGATCTTCGGGGTGTCGCTAAAGGATGACCAGGCCTTCCGCCTGGTGAAAGACGTCGTCCTGGACTGCCTGTTGGACTTCTTGCCGGCCGGGGTCTCTAAGGAGCGCATCACGGCGCTGACCCTCAAGGAGGCTTATGTGCAAAAACTGGTAAAAGTGTGCAATGACACGGACCGCTGGAGCCTTATCTCGCTGTCCAACAACACAGGCAAGAACGTGGAGCTTAAGTTTGTGGACTCTTTGAGGCGGCAGTTTGAATTCAGCGTGGATTCCTTCCAGATTTGTCTGGACTCTCTGCTTCTGTTTGACCGGTGCTCGGAGACCCCCATGTCGGAGAGCTTTCACCCCACCGTGATCGGGGAGAGCGTGTACGGCAACTTCCAGGAAGCTATGGACCATCTGTGTCAGAGGACCATAGCGACGCGAAGCCCCGAGGAAATCAGGGGCGGTGGCTTGCTGAagtactgccacctgctggtgagGGGCTTCACGCCCTCCTCCGAAGCAGACATGAAGCAGATGCAGCGCTACATGTGCTCCCGCTTTTTCATTGACTTTCCCGACATAGGCgagcagcagaggaagctgGAGGCCTACCTGCAGAACCACTTTGCCGGCATGGAGCACAAACGCTATGAGTGCCTGATGACTCTGCACCACGTTGTGAACGAGAGCACTGTGTGTCTAATGAGCCACGAGCGGCGTCAGACGCTCAGCCTCATCTCCATGCTGGCGCTGAAGGTCCTTGCCGAACAGAACGCCATCCCGACTGTGACGAACGTCACGTGTTACTACCAGCCGGCACCTTACGTGCAGGACATCAACTTCAGCAATTATTACATTGCACATGTGCAAGCGCCGCAGATCACGCACTGTAGTAATTCGTATCAGACATGGCTGCCCTGTAGCTGA